In Candidatus Paceibacterota bacterium, the DNA window TGAGAGAAGATTAAGGGCCTCAAAAATAGCAGGATTAAAGGAGGTTCCCGTGATAGTACAAGACATTAAAAAAGAAGATGAACTCCCAATATCATTAGTTGAAAACATTCAAAGAGAGAACTTAAATCCAATCGAAAGAGCAAATGCCTATAAAAGATTAATTGAGGAAAACGATTTTACACAAAAAGAAATAGCAGATGTGATTGGAAAAAGCCGAGAGGTCGTTGCAAACACATTGCGAATTCTTGATTTACCAGAAGAGATTAAAAAAAGCTTAAAGAAAGAAGAAATTTCAGAGGGGCATGCCAGGGCTCTTTTAGGAATCAAAAAAGAAGACAGAATAAGTGTTTTTAAAGAAATTATAAAAAGAAAATTGCCGGTAAGGGAAATTGAGAAAAAAAACAAGAAGAAAATTACAAAAGAAAAAAGCAATTCTGATATAAAACTAGAAAGAAAAATAAAAGAAAAAACCAACGCTGAAAGTGTAAGGGTAAAAGAATATAATGGAAAATTCGAAATAAATCTTCTCCTTAAAAATAAAAAAGAGCTAAATAGATTTATTAAAAATTTAAAATAATCTAATATTGATTTTTACTTAAAAAATTGTATAATAGAAAATTAGAATTCCTGCTAAAGAAAGTAGGAATTTTTTATATAAATCTGAACATTAAAAAGAAAGGAGGTGTAAAGCCCTATGCAGAAAGAAGGATTTTATCCGCAGCCACTGTTCGATTTCGGAAAACATCCCGACTTCCAAAAAAACTACGAGAAGGACATGAAGACGTTCTATGCGGAAAGAGAGCATATGAACTTTGAAAAATGCTACGAACTGGTCAACGGAAAGATTGTTTGTCTTTCAGATTTCCATAATCCAAAACACCCCGAGGTCTTTCTTATTCCAAGAGACCAGAATATAAGCGTAGTTGATGAATTTGGAGATCAAATAGGTATTATGCAAACAATGTTCCCATTTTCATCAACAGACTTTTATGTAGACTTCTTTGAAACCCCCGGTAGCGTCTTCTATGAACTGTACCACGCGATACCATTTATAAGACTCGGAGGAATTAC includes these proteins:
- a CDS encoding ParB/RepB/Spo0J family partition protein, which codes for MPKGLEVLIPKRPKKNEPTRKEIVFWIELKKVKPNPLQPRKEFDKKELKELADSIEKYGILQPLIVKKIEKSVPSGEKVEYQLIAGERRLRASKIAGLKEVPVIVQDIKKEDELPISLVENIQRENLNPIERANAYKRLIEENDFTQKEIADVIGKSREVVANTLRILDLPEEIKKSLKKEEISEGHARALLGIKKEDRISVFKEIIKRKLPVREIEKKNKKKITKEKSNSDIKLERKIKEKTNAESVRVKEYNGKFEINLLLKNKKELNRFIKNLK